Genomic segment of Oncorhynchus nerka isolate Pitt River linkage group LG10, Oner_Uvic_2.0, whole genome shotgun sequence:
TAGCAGAGGTGTTGAGTGCGTGCAGCATCTGTTCACACCAGGTGGTGAAGCCATCCTGGGGCTTCATGCCCTGCAGCAGTTTAAGCAGcttgtcctcctcctctgtacGCTTCTTCCTCAGCATGTACTGCTCACTGCAGGGGGACACGGAAGCAACCATTACGCACATACAGAAACGCAGGCCTTCGAACAGTTTACATGCACACAAAATGCTAACGCGAGGCTTTGAACAGACGCATGCACACAGCGTGAGCGCGCACACAGGGAGGAGTACCTGAGAGATGGGCTGCTGCGGCTGTTCTTCATGCCCATATTGCGGAGGCTGTTTTGGTTCTTCACAGCCTCCTCCCAGACACCCATCCCTCCAGAGCTGCCTTTGGGCTCCATGCCCCCACCAGACCACATGCCCACAGACCCCTCACCCCACTGGCCCATAGACAAGCCTCCATGCTGgggtagagagaacagaggaacatCTGTGTTCACACTGCAGAGAGCACCACAAGAATTATGACTGAATGATCAGTGAATTATTGTTACGTTTGTTtgtgtcaattaatcccataagggaTGGGATTAATCCTCAGATTACACATTTCTTCTCAGGAAACTACTAGTGTGTCAATTAATCCCTGCTTTGAAATGGAATAGACTTGACAGGACAGCCTGTGTAAAGGTTTTGGGGTTGTGTGCGtctcctcaccctgtctctctgatgCTGGGCCCTCTGGTGCTGGGCCTGCTGTTTGAGCAGCCTTTCGGTCTCCAGCTCCAGCAGGCCGAGGCTCTTGCCTTGTTTGGAGAGGGCTGAGGCCTGGGAGCCGCTCCACCCTGACCCAGAGACACACCCTGGTGCCCCGGGCTGGGCCTGCTGCAGCAGCTTCATGATCAGCTCCTGCTGCTGCCGACACTGCTGCTTACGCCTGTACAGCTCCTCCTCATCACGCCTCTTCTGTTCCTCCTGCTGCCTCCTCTTCTCGACCTGCCGCTTgcgctcctcctcctctcgcttGGCCCTGAGTTCAGCCTCACGCCGGTCCTGGAGCTGCGGTACAGcagatgaacacacacagagagagagagagagagagcgagcgagcgagtcagacagagagagacagggagaccgaGAGAAAATGAAACGAAGATGGTACCTTCTGTAGCTGCTCCAGCGATGGCCCCTGAGTGGAATGACTCATGGTTAAGTCCCATAGGTTGGCCTCACCACCTAGAAAGGGCCACAAACACATTACTGCCATACAATGACAATATGTACAAGGACATCTGTGTGAATAAATATATTTAGAGCTGAGGTGCATCAGTGTGGGGGGATATGAAATATTGAGTGCGTTGAGCAGAATATTCTCTTCAAAACTGGTTGAATGGCTATTTTTTTTACCATGTAGGCACCTGCCAATTACTACAAGTAGGATAAACTACACCTGCTGAGAATCACTTGCCTCCAACAAAAaattaattacaatttagcattttaCCCAGGCCACTTAATTAAGTTCAAAATCGTCACGTGAGATTAAATTTTTGTTTTTGTCCTGTGCATTTGTAAATCAAATATGCTTGAACACAAAAAAGTTTAATTCAAACTTATTCTAGAGGAAAAAGCAAATCATGTGTGGGTTCCAGTATATATTTGACCGCATCTGCATAAAGTGTGCTTATATAAAGGTGTATGTGAAGCAGGGAAGATGCATCTTGTTCCTCTTCAGTACCTGACTGCTGGGAGGCCGAGGTATGCATGTCCCACATGGACCCATTATCAGGTACTGACATGGACCTGTTCATAGAGGGCATCATGCTAGAATCTCCACTCCTGCAAATACACACATTAGTACACTCacatacattgtgtgtgtgtgtgtgtgtgtgtgtgtgtgtgtgtgtgtgcgtgcgcgtgcaccTGTTCATGTGCTGGAACCTCATCTGTAGTTGCTGGTATAGAGCTGCAGTGGCTGCCTGCTCCAAATGTTTCTTAAGCAGCTCCTGGTCCATATTGCCCTAGAGAATAACATGACCTACAGGGTTACCATACTGACCGTACCACAGTTCCAGACAACACCCAAGCACACCACTATGCTACTGATTatctgctctgatagacatgttAGAGCTACAGGAGCTGTTCAGTAGATTTTGCCTCGGCCACTGACGTACCCTGCTATAAATTCCTCACAGAAAACAAGTTTACCACAGTCAAGTATCTGTGCCTTTGCAGTACTTGGATTAGCCAACCAACCAGTGAACAGAAACAAGAAACACCCAGACAGACATGTGCTCGTTGACTCACAGAGGACCCCGAGATGGTGGGGGCTGTCTCACCAGGAGGGGCGGGGGGGAGGGGCCGGGGGAGAAGGGCACGCGGCCCCACATTTTGATGACGTCACCCAGGGGTTGGAAACCCTCATCACAACCCCTCTTTACCAGCAGGGTCATGGTGAAGTAGCCGGCCTGGAACCACTCACACATCTCCACCGTGGAGAAGGGACCTGGACCGGGGGAGGGAAGACATGGTTATGACAAAACAAGATGACAATGTGATAAAGTAACTAAGATATTATAAGCAACAAGTAgtgatttttaaaatatttttttcatttaAATCACTGAATGTGTACGCGCGCACATatacagtagggcaaaaaagtatttagtcagccaccagttgtgcaagttctcccacttaaaaagatgaggcctgtaattttcatcataggtacacttcaactatgacagacaaaattagaaaaaaaatccagaaactctggattttttatgaatttatttgcaaattatggtggaaaataagtatttggtcacctacaaacaagcaagatttctggctctcacagacctgtaacaacttcttcaagaggctcctctgtcctccactcgttacctgtattatggcacctgtttgaacgtgttatcagtataaaagacacctgtccacaacctcaaacagtcacactccaaactccactatggccaagaccaaagagctgtcaaaggacaccagaaacacaattgtagacctgcaccaggctgggaagactgaatctgcaataggtaagcagcttggtttgaagaaatcaactgtgggagcaattattaggaaatggaagacatacaagaccactgataatctccctcgatctggggctccacgcaagatctcaccccgtggggtcaaaatgatcacaagaatggtgagcaaaaatcctacAACCACACAGGggggcctagtgaatgacctgcagagagctgggaccaaagtaacaaagcctaccatcagtaacagaCTACGCCGCcaaggactcaaatcctgcagtgccagacgtgtccccctgcttaagccagtacatgtccaggcccgtctgaagtttgctagagagcatttggatgatccagaagaagattgggagaatgtcagatgaaaccaaaatagaactttttgacATTGACGATGAAACGTGGcttggtctttcagcatgacaatgatcccaaacataccgcccgggcaacgaaggtgtggcttcgtaagaagcatttcaaggtcctggagtggcctagccagtctccagatctcaaccccatagaaaatatttggagggagttgaaagtctgtgttgccgagcaacagccccaaaacatcactgctctagaggagatctgcatggaggaatgggccaaaataccagcaacagtgtgtgaaaacctcatgaagacttacagaaaacgtttgacctctcattgccaacaaaggatatataacaaagtattgagataaacttttgttattgaccaaatacttattttccaccataatttgcaaataaattaattaaccatctacaatgtgattttctggattttttttctaattttgtctgtcatagttgaagtgtacctatgatgaaaattacaggcctctcatctttttaagtgggaaaacttacccaattgatggctgactaaatacttttttgccccactgtatatctacaAATGTATATGTGTCTACCTTGGATCTCTCCCTGGGGATCCTTGTAGAACCACTTCATGGCTGCCtcgtgggagaggggcagggcaCAGTCCCTATGGgtcgagtgtgtgtgtccagcggtgtgcgtgtgagagtgtggggctgggtgtgtgtgagagtgagaggtgATTGTGTGGCTCTCCTGTAGTGCTTGAGTGAAACACTCCTCCTCAAGGGACGTATCCTGCAGTGAGGCCAccatcttttcagcctcctacAAGGGAGTAAATAAATATGAACATTTACGTCACACACATTCCCCCAGTATACAAGCGTAATCATACGCCTGACAATAGATCCGGTATTGAACGTCCAATCAAATGTATAGGGTACTGCAGCCCGCCTCGTACCTGTTGCAGGTGCTTCATGCCCTCGTCCTCCTCTGCTTCTCCCCctgttgaggggaggagagatccGGAGGGAGGAGGCATCAGGCTggaagtggtggtggagggggggtCTGGGCTGAGCTGGGCACCACTCCCTGGAAGTGGGCAGCCtatgagaccagagagagaacaggggtagAGAGGATGAGACATGTACTACTGTAATAGGGCCTGACCTACAGGGACTGATCATACAGGTGAAACATCTTCTGGAGCAGATACCAACTGATGCACACACAACACAGTGAAGATGCTTCACAACATCAGTAATTCAATATTTACCTTCAGCGGGCAGCACATAGTTCGTTTTGGTGGGATGGGAGATGGGTGCCTGTGTGGCGCAGGGGGCAGGAAGAGGGTCTgagggtggagagccagagaTGGCAGGAGGAGAAGGAGTCTTGTACTCATCTTCTCCCTCACCTGCTGCTTCACATTCATCTAGATGAAAGGAGTAGAAGGACAAGAGGTCTTCTATAAATGCATAAAATATCTTCTGTTAATTGTTATACTAAAGCCAGGGAAAGCATCCAGTCTAACCTCTGTCAGCGTTGTTGTCCTTGCCTCCCTGatcattctcctcctcttcctccagagCTTCAAACTCCAGATCCTCTTCAGTGATGGTGTCCTTACAGTCTTTCTGCTAAGACAAGCACGAGGCTCAGAATAGACAAATAACATGCAAatacacacacggacaaacaCCGACAGATATGACAGCAGGCCAACAGACACGCACCTTGATGCACATGAAGGCCCCAGAGGAGTCAAAggttcccatctctccatcctcctcgtCGGTGCACCACTCAGGAAGGCCGTCCCTGTCGGATTCCCTGCGGGGGCCCTCGCCGTCACGGAATTCAAACTCAAACTTCCTCCGGCCGCCACGATCACGCCAGCCTGCAGAACGAGGACCTCCATCTGTGTTGTTGAGGGAGTCTCCATCAGACATAGAGAAACATGCACAAATGCATTCTGGGTAGAGGGTGTAAGTGGTTATACCATCCCGGCGGGATCCTGCAACTCTCCAAGCTGGCTgctctcctcctgctgctgctgcctcttcctcctcctctcggaGGGTACGCCAGTTGTCGCTGTCAGCACGCCAGGAGTCCTTCCTGCCAGGAGGCCCCGCCTCTTCGAACCCTGGACGCACTACTTCAGCACACCTGATTGGCTTCTCAAACCTTGGCCTCTCAGCTCTGACAGAAGGAAAGACTAGTTAACGGGATAGTTTAACACCTTGAGTGTAGAATATGGAAAACTAAACATACACAATAGCCATCAATATGATTGAATGCTAACCATCTGGGGGTGAGGGCAGTGTAGTTTAGGACAATGAGGGCAACATGGACAGTGAGCCTACCGGTCATCCCAGCTTTGGCTGCGGAGCATTTCCCGGCCACGACCGAAGCCCACCTCTCCTTCATCAGGACCTCCAGGAACTCTTTGGTAGAACgcaccttcacctctccctctccctacccaAACACATAAATACATTATAGGGCACATTCAGCAGGAGAATACATAGCCAGCAGATCTGACCTGCTTGCTTACAGCTCCACTAGGGTCAGACGGGTTCCTGTATAGATAAAGAAACCGCAGAGCCGGCGTGAGATATGGCGCAGAAAACATATCTCAATCCAAGAATGAGAAATGCGCTGTACTCCAAGTTGCCTTTTATCCCAACTGTTACACTGAGGAAATTGAACTGCCCTTTTCATACTCATGCTAGTTAGCAATAGCCACAACAGCCATTATGGAATGCCATGTCGCATTGAacaacaaaagagatgattggcTGACACTGTCTTTTCCAAAATGACTGCTGTGGCTTCTGCTTCCAAGCATTAGAACGAAAAGGGCAATTTTCCAAATAAACAAGCAGTCGTTCAATCTCTGTGTAAGAGATTCGtaccccttttttcaatttttgcctaaaattacatacccaaatctaactgcctgtagcaatgttcaaggccatcagactgtttaaacagccacattgagtggctgctgccaacatactgactcaactccagctcactttaataatggaaatggatgtaaaaactgtatcactagccactttaaacaatgccacgtAATATGTTTACAGACCCTacattacccatctcatatgtatatactgtactctgaaacatctactgtatcttgccatctttatgtaatagatgtatcactagccactaaacTATGCAActtatgtttacatatcctacattactcatctcatatgtatatactgtactctataccatcaacAGCATCTCgcctatgctgttctgtaccatcactcattcatatatctttatgtacatattatttatccctttacacttgtgtgtataaggtagtagttgtggaattgttaggttagattactcgttggttattactaatttgtcagaactagaagcacaagcatttcgctacactcgcattaacattgctaaccatgtgtatgtgacaaatacaattttatttgatttcttgataccatttgaaaggaaacactgaagtttgtggcaatgtgaaattaatgtaggagaatataacagatcTGGTCAAATATATtacaaaacaaaaaacatgtatatttgtttttttaatcatTGAAATGCAAGAGGtgtaatttagattttggcctgcagacagcagtgtgtgtgcaaagtgtCAGACTGATCCAGATTACATTACTACACGATACTTTGTACCAAGTCTGCCAGGAGTTTTCCCCAATTGATACATTTGCAAGTACATAagtatagagaacatacaaaaatgctatggtaataaaacatttaagtttacacactcccaggaatgtcatacatgatggatcattagcttatacacatctagatggccgggcggGTGGATGTGGAGCCAAAGATGGCCGTGGGGTCAAACTGTAgaccccagttcctacatttgaacataaaattgtattttatcaaacaaaactatcaTACAATTTATCTCCGGGACCCtctggatgacaaatcagagcaagattattGAAGTACATCATTTACCTTCTGAGGTGAATGGGTCTAACAAGTCACCTTGATAAAAGTtgtgttgtgcactctcctcaaacaatagcattgtcttttttcactgtaatagctacagtGAAGAATGTAAGCTTTCCGCCCACATAAAAGACTTGTCTTGGAAAGTTGGCTGTTGCATACaacattctagtcacattagcgcaAGTTAGTAACAACCGTCCCAGTTTAGGGGCACCAGAGGTTAATGGGACAATTCAGAATACAATGCATTTCCCATCCCTGGATCGAGGTGCGTTTTCCGAGCCATATCTCGCACCGGCACCACAGTGTTTAATTCTACACAAGAAGCCTGTCCAATCCTAGTGCAGCTGTAAGTAAGCGGGTCTGATCTGCTGGTTAGTGAATACATTTCTATATGTAGAGTTGCACCGTCCTGATCACTCCAGGTGGTGACTGACCTCTACCTCCTCTGATGCATCCTCCACGGCCCCTAGACACGCCTACAGGGGCAGCCCCGCCTCCTTTTCCCATCAGCCTCAGCACAGCCACACTGTTCACAGACATGGAGAAGTTTCTCTGCAGGACAAAAGGCAGGAGGGTCGATGACGTTAACGCTGAATGACGTATTGTCAACCTACAGTGAAGCAGGATCTGATCAGCATATTGTGGGTAAAAGTAGCATCTAAGAGCTGAGATTTGAGAGAGTTGATCCTGGCCAAATGCTTCAGTGCATCAAAGCGGTGAACCTCTGACTCACTAACAGCTCCTATATCTCCTGCAGTCTCACCTGCTCCTCCTCAGTTAGAGGCTCCAGGGCCAAAGGCTGCACAGGCTCATCCTGCATGATAGCAGCAAACTCCTTATCCTGCATGTCCTCTGGGGGCTGACAAACACAGTATGCTTTACTTCATACTAGGGCTGGGACGATACCAGATTCGTGACACTcgttagtatcgtggcaaggaaacaaaacacgaagCGGACTTAACTTCAAGAAAACAGCCCTATTGTGGGAAACAGACGTGGTCATCCAGAGGCATATTTTCCAAGTTTATTATTTTGCATAGAGCAGGTTTTTAAAAGACCAAAGAGTTGTCTGCTTCGTGTTGTCctttttgccatggaaaaaaaTATCGGAATACTGGCATCGTCGCAGCACTACTTCATGTCCATTAGTCATAGCCAGCCAGCAAACTTTAATATAAACACCTGTATTGGAATCTTCATTATAAAAGAGTGAATCACATTACTGTACATAAGCTCACCTTGTTATCTTTTATATAAAGTGCTAGCATCTCCTCACGGCCATAGCGGTAATCAGCCAGCTTGGACTTTGGCATggctggagaaggaggaggggacgTCACACTCCCCCCTCTGGATAGTGCACGGAGCCTGGGGACAAGAAATCACCATAAGTACAATCCATGCATCAATAACACTTCAAATGCAATCATTATTACTGACATAATAGTACTGGGCCATGTGTATGAGCATATCCATTTATTTATCTTCACCTCAAGTTTAGGTTGGATATGCATCGCCCATTATCTTCCCCTAGACAACTAAGGGCAACAAGCAGGAGCAAAATGAAAATACAGTACACAATACACCACGGGTGAGGATTAGCTTTTAGTACAATCTGGATATGTCGAGTTGTTGGCAACATAGCAAGAATTTATGTTTGTGGTGTTCTATTGAAAGATTGGAGGGATGAGAAGTCCAAGTTGCAAAAACATCCCGAGTGAGGCATTTCTCAAGGAGAACTGGAGGCATCCTATTATTTTAGTTCGATATATACAAGTTGAAAACAAAATGGACTTCTCTTTTCTTTACATTCTAAAATTTTAAATGACAGGTCATGCACTCTCTGAAAACAAGACAATGGGGAAAGAGAAAATGTGGAAGGAAAAAAtgcaggaaggaaggaggagagaagtgaAAGACGGGGAGTAACGGGGAGGGCAGACGTGAAA
This window contains:
- the LOC115135680 gene encoding GRB10-interacting GYF protein 1-like isoform X16 — translated: MTAETLNFGPEWLRALSRGGSVTSPPPSPAMPKSKLADYRYGREEMLALYIKDNKPPEDMQDKEFAAIMQDEPVQPLALEPLTEEEQRNFSMSVNSVAVLRLMGKGGGAAPVGVSRGRGGCIRGGRGRGRGEGAFYQRVPGGPDEGEVGFGRGREMLRSQSWDDRAERPRFEKPIRCAEVVRPGFEEAGPPGRKDSWRADSDNWRTLREEEEEAAAAGGEQPAWRVAGSRRDDGGPRSAGWRDRGGRRKFEFEFRDGEGPRRESDRDGLPEWCTDEEDGEMGTFDSSGAFMCIKKDCKDTITEEDLEFEALEEEEENDQGGKDNNADRDLLSFYSFHLDECEAAGEGEDEYKTPSPPAISGSPPSDPLPAPCATQAPISHPTKTNYVLPAEGCPLPGSGAQLSPDPPSTTTSSLMPPPSGSLLPSTGGEAEEDEGMKHLQQEAEKMVASLQDTSLEEECFTQALQESHTITSHSHTHPAPHSHTHTAGHTHSTHRDCALPLSHEAAMKWFYKDPQGEIQGPFSTVEMCEWFQAGYFTMTLLVKRGCDEGFQPLGDVIKMWGRVPFSPGPSPPPLLGNMDQELLKKHLEQAATAALYQQLQMRFQHMNRSGDSSMMPSMNRSMSVPDNGSMWDMHTSASQQSGGEANLWDLTMSHSTQGPSLEQLQKLQDRREAELRAKREEEERKRQVEKRRQQEEQKRRDEEELYRRKQQCRQQQELIMKLLQQAQPGAPGCVSGSGWSGSQASALSKQGKSLGLLELETERLLKQQAQHQRAQHQRDRHGGLSMGQWGEGSVGMWSGGGMEPKGSSGGMGVWEEAVKNQNSLRNMGMKNSRSSPSLSEQYMLRKKRTEEEDKLLKLLQGMKPQDGFTTWCEQMLHALNTSANNSSSSLDVATIVAYLKEVESPYEVHDFIRSYLGDTMEAKEFAKQFLERRAKQKANHQRQQQQQQLSKEVSGLSMNNFPIQVGSVQSMFQAAQMGKGGMYDSQAAKMKKKQTMMLHSDPSILGYSFLSAGDRMNLGEMETVEDY
- the LOC115135680 gene encoding GRB10-interacting GYF protein 1-like isoform X6, with the protein product MTAETLNFGPECCLGEDNGRCISNLNLRLRALSRGGSVTSPPPSPAMPKSKLADYRYGREEMLALYIKDNKPPEDMQDKEFAAIMQDEPVQPLALEPLTEEEQRNFSMSVNSVAVLRLMGKGGGAAPVGVSRGRGGCIRGGRGRGEGAFYQRVPGGPDEGEVGFGRGREMLRSQSWDDRAERPRFEKPIRCAEVVRPGFEEAGPPGRKDSWRADSDNWRTLREEEEEAAAAGGEQPAWRVAGSRRDDGGPRSAGWRDRGGRRKFEFEFRDGEGPRRESDRDGLPEWCTDEEDGEMGTFDSSGAFMCIKKDCKDTITEEDLEFEALEEEEENDQGGKDNNADRDLLSFYSFHLDECEAAGEGEDEYKTPSPPAISGSPPSDPLPAPCATQAPISHPTKTNYVLPAEGCPLPGSGAQLSPDPPSTTTSSLMPPPSGSLLPSTGGEAEEDEGMKHLQQEAEKMVASLQDTSLEEECFTQALQESHTITSHSHTHPAPHSHTHTAGHTHSTHRDCALPLSHEAAMKWFYKDPQGEIQGPFSTVEMCEWFQAGYFTMTLLVKRGCDEGFQPLGDVIKMWGRVPFSPGPSPPPLLGNMDQELLKKHLEQAATAALYQQLQMRFQHMNRCTRTHTHTHTHTHTHTHNVCECTNVCICRSGDSSMMPSMNRSMSVPDNGSMWDMHTSASQQSGGEANLWDLTMSHSTQGPSLEQLQKLQDRREAELRAKREEEERKRQVEKRRQQEEQKRRDEEELYRRKQQCRQQQELIMKLLQQAQPGAPGCVSGSGWSGSQASALSKQGKSLGLLELETERLLKQQAQHQRAQHQRDRHGGLSMGQWGEGSVGMWSGGGMEPKGSSGGMGVWEEAVKNQNSLRNMGMKNSRSSPSLSEQYMLRKKRTEEEDKLLKLLQGMKPQDGFTTWCEQMLHALNTSANNSSSSLDVATIVAYLKEVESPYEVHDFIRSYLGDTMEAKEFAKQFLERRAKQKANHQRQQQQQQLSKEVSGLSMNNFPIQVGSVQSMFQAAQMGKGGMYDSQAAKMKKKQTMMLHSDPSILGYSFLSAGDRMNLGEMETVEDY
- the LOC115135680 gene encoding GRB10-interacting GYF protein 1-like isoform X9 gives rise to the protein MTAETLNFGPECCLGEDNGRCISNLNLRLRALSRGGSVTSPPPSPAMPKSKLADYRYGREEMLALYIKDNKPPEDMQDKEFAAIMQDEPVQPLALEPLTEEEQRNFSMSVNSVAVLRLMGKGGGAAPVGVSRGRGGCIRGGRGRGRGEGAFYQRVPGGPDEGEVGFGRGREMLRSQSWDDRAERPRFEKPIRCAEVVRPGFEEAGPPGRKDSWRADSDNWRTLREEEEEAAAAGGEQPAWRVAGSRRDDGGPRSAGWRDRGGRRKFEFEFRDGEGPRRESDRDGLPEWCTDEEDGEMGTFDSSGAFMCIKKDCKDTITEEDLEFEALEEEEENDQGGKDNNADRDECEAAGEGEDEYKTPSPPAISGSPPSDPLPAPCATQAPISHPTKTNYVLPAEGCPLPGSGAQLSPDPPSTTTSSLMPPPSGSLLPSTGGEAEEDEGMKHLQQEAEKMVASLQDTSLEEECFTQALQESHTITSHSHTHPAPHSHTHTAGHTHSTHRDCALPLSHEAAMKWFYKDPQGEIQGPFSTVEMCEWFQAGYFTMTLLVKRGCDEGFQPLGDVIKMWGRVPFSPGPSPPPLLGNMDQELLKKHLEQAATAALYQQLQMRFQHMNRCTRTHTHTHTHTHTHTHNVCECTNVCICRSGDSSMMPSMNRSMSVPDNGSMWDMHTSASQQSGGEANLWDLTMSHSTQGPSLEQLQKLQDRREAELRAKREEEERKRQVEKRRQQEEQKRRDEEELYRRKQQCRQQQELIMKLLQQAQPGAPGCVSGSGWSGSQASALSKQGKSLGLLELETERLLKQQAQHQRAQHQRDRHGGLSMGQWGEGSVGMWSGGGMEPKGSSGGMGVWEEAVKNQNSLRNMGMKNSRSSPSLSEQYMLRKKRTEEEDKLLKLLQGMKPQDGFTTWCEQMLHALNTSANNSSSSLDVATIVAYLKEVESPYEVHDFIRSYLGDTMEAKEFAKQFLERRAKQKANHQRQQQQQQLSKEVSGLSMNNFPIQVGSVQSMFQAAQMGKGGMYDSQAAKMKKKQTMMLHSDPSILGYSFLSAGDRMNLGEMETVEDY
- the LOC115135680 gene encoding GRB10-interacting GYF protein 1-like isoform X12 — translated: MTAETLNFGPECCLGEDNGRCISNLNLRLRALSRGGSVTSPPPSPAMPKSKLADYRYGREEMLALYIKDNKPPEDMQDKEFAAIMQDEPVQPLALEPLTEEEQRNFSMSVNSVAVLRLMGKGGGAAPVGVSRGRGGCIRGGRGRGRGEGAFYQRVPGGPDEGEVGFGRGREMLRSQSWDDRAERPRFEKPIRCAEVVRPGFEEAGPPGRKDSWRADSDNWRTLREEEEEAAAAGGEQPAWRVAGSRRDDGGPRSAGWRDRGGRRKFEFEFRDGEGPRRESDRDGLPEWCTDEEDGEMGTFDSSGAFMCIKKDCKDTITEEDLEFEALEEEEENDQGGKDNNADRDECEAAGEGEDEYKTPSPPAISGSPPSDPLPAPCATQAPISHPTKTNYVLPAEGCPLPGSGAQLSPDPPSTTTSSLMPPPSGSLLPSTGGEAEEDEGMKHLQQEAEKMVASLQDTSLEEECFTQALQESHTITSHSHTHPAPHSHTHTAGHTHSTHRDCALPLSHEAAMKWFYKDPQGEIQGPFSTVEMCEWFQAGYFTMTLLVKRGCDEGFQPLGDVIKMWGRVPFSPGPSPPPLLGNMDQELLKKHLEQAATAALYQQLQMRFQHMNRSGDSSMMPSMNRSMSVPDNGSMWDMHTSASQQSGGEANLWDLTMSHSTQGPSLEQLQKLQDRREAELRAKREEEERKRQVEKRRQQEEQKRRDEEELYRRKQQCRQQQELIMKLLQQAQPGAPGCVSGSGWSGSQASALSKQGKSLGLLELETERLLKQQAQHQRAQHQRDRHGGLSMGQWGEGSVGMWSGGGMEPKGSSGGMGVWEEAVKNQNSLRNMGMKNSRSSPSLSEQYMLRKKRTEEEDKLLKLLQGMKPQDGFTTWCEQMLHALNTSANNSSSSLDVATIVAYLKEVESPYEVHDFIRSYLGDTMEAKEFAKQFLERRAKQKANHQRQQQQQQLSKEVSGLSMNNFPIQSMFQAAQMGKGGMYDSQAAKMKKKQTMMLHSDPSILGYSFLSAGDRMNLGEMETVEDY
- the LOC115135680 gene encoding GRB10-interacting GYF protein 1-like isoform X2, coding for MTAETLNFGPECCLGEDNGRCISNLNLRLRALSRGGSVTSPPPSPAMPKSKLADYRYGREEMLALYIKDNKPPEDMQDKEFAAIMQDEPVQPLALEPLTEEEQRNFSMSVNSVAVLRLMGKGGGAAPVGVSRGRGGCIRGGRGRGEGAFYQRVPGGPDEGEVGFGRGREMLRSQSWDDRAERPRFEKPIRCAEVVRPGFEEAGPPGRKDSWRADSDNWRTLREEEEEAAAAGGEQPAWRVAGSRRDGITTYTLYPECICACFSMSDGDSLNNTDGGPRSAGWRDRGGRRKFEFEFRDGEGPRRESDRDGLPEWCTDEEDGEMGTFDSSGAFMCIKKDCKDTITEEDLEFEALEEEEENDQGGKDNNADRDLLSFYSFHLDECEAAGEGEDEYKTPSPPAISGSPPSDPLPAPCATQAPISHPTKTNYVLPAEGCPLPGSGAQLSPDPPSTTTSSLMPPPSGSLLPSTGGEAEEDEGMKHLQQEAEKMVASLQDTSLEEECFTQALQESHTITSHSHTHPAPHSHTHTAGHTHSTHRDCALPLSHEAAMKWFYKDPQGEIQGPFSTVEMCEWFQAGYFTMTLLVKRGCDEGFQPLGDVIKMWGRVPFSPGPSPPPLLGNMDQELLKKHLEQAATAALYQQLQMRFQHMNRCTRTHTHTHTHTHTHTHNVCECTNVCICRSGDSSMMPSMNRSMSVPDNGSMWDMHTSASQQSGGEANLWDLTMSHSTQGPSLEQLQKLQDRREAELRAKREEEERKRQVEKRRQQEEQKRRDEEELYRRKQQCRQQQELIMKLLQQAQPGAPGCVSGSGWSGSQASALSKQGKSLGLLELETERLLKQQAQHQRAQHQRDRHGGLSMGQWGEGSVGMWSGGGMEPKGSSGGMGVWEEAVKNQNSLRNMGMKNSRSSPSLSEQYMLRKKRTEEEDKLLKLLQGMKPQDGFTTWCEQMLHALNTSANNSSSSLDVATIVAYLKEVESPYEVHDFIRSYLGDTMEAKEFAKQFLERRAKQKANHQRQQQQQQLSKEVSGLSMNNFPIQSMFQAAQMGKGGMYDSQAAKMKKKQTMMLHSDPSILGYSFLSAGDRMNLGEMETVEDY